CATGTATGGATACTCGTTTAGTCGAGTTGTTACCGCGTGCGTTAAATGTGCGTAATGGGGATGTGAAAATCATTAAAAATGCGGGTGCAGTTGTGTCTCATCCGTTCGGTAGTATGATGCGTAGTATTCTTGTTGCGGTGTATGAATTACAAGCAGAAGAAGTGTGCGTCATTGGGCATTACGATTGCGGGATGAGTAAAGTAAATCCGGATGCGATGATAGAATCAATGCGTGCGAGAGGAATTTCAGAAGATAAGTTACGTACGTTAGAGCAGGCAGGAATTGATGTGCCGAAATGGTTAGAAGGGTTTAATAGTGTAGAAGAGAGTGTGAAAAATAGCGTTTCAATGATTAAAAAACATCCGCTCGTTCCAAAAGATGTGCCAGTGCATGGTTTGGCGATTGATCCAAGTACGGGAAAATTAGATTTAATTGTGAACGGATATGAGCATCTTGAACAGAAAGAAAGTGTGCAAGTATGACGAAAAAAATTCCAGTAACTGTGTTAAGTGGATACTTAGGATCGGGAAAAACGACGTTATTAAATCATATCTTACAAAATCGGGAAGGACTAAAAGTGGCGGTTATTGTGAACGATATGAGCGAAGTGAATATTGACGCTGCTTTAGTGAAGCAAGGCGGGGGCTTATCTAGAACTGATGAAAAGTTAGTCGAATTATCGAATGGTTGTATTTGTTGTACGCTTCGGGAAGATTTATTAGTAGAAGTCGAACGATTAGCAACACAAGGCGATATTGATTATATCGTGATTGAATCAACAGGCATTAGTGAACCGATTCCCGTTGCGCAAACATTTTCGTATATCGATGAACAACTTGGCATTGATTTAACACAATTTTGTACGTTAGATACGATGGTGACGGTTGTAGATGCAAATCGTTTTTGGAAAGATTTTCAGTCTGGTGATTCGCTATTAGATCGAAAAGAAGCAGTTGGGGAAGACGATACGCGTGACATTGCCGATTTATTATTAGACCAAGTCGAGTTTTGTGACGTATTAATGATAAATAAATGTGATTTAGTAGAAGAAACAGAGCTAAAAAAATTAGAAAATGTGTTGCGGACGTTGCAACCAGGGGCGAAAATGATTCGATCCGTTCATGGACAAGTCGACCCACGTGAAATTTTACATACCGGTTTATTTGACTTTGACAAAGCTAGTGAATCGGCTGGTTGGCTACGGGAATTAATGGCAGGGGGACATGAAACGCACACACCGGAAACAGAAGAATACGGTATTGCTTCTTTCGTTTACGCACGAAAAAAACCATTTCATTCTGCGCGATTTGATGAATGGATTCATACGCAAATGCCAGACAATATCGTTCGGGCGAAAGGAATCGCTTGGTGTGCCACACAAAATGACGTATCGATTTTAATGTCACAAGCTGGTCCATCGGTAACGGTAGAACCGGTAGCCTATTGGGTTGCTTCGCTTCCGAAAGCAGAACAAGAAGCCATTATCAAAGAAAATCCGTATTTACTAGAGGAATGGGATGCGACATACGGGGATCGGCATACGAAGTTAGTCTTTATTGGCATTGATTTACCGCAAGAGAGTATTGTGAACGAATTAGATGCGTGTCTGTTAACGGATGCGGAAATGGAACAAGATTGGGCAACGTTTACAGACCCATTTGGTTGGGAAATTTCAAAAGCAGAGTAGGGATACGATGATTTTATCAGGGAAAACAATTCAAGCAAAAATTAATACAAACGAACTATCGATTTCACCAATCACACCGGAACAAATCCAACCAGCTTCCGTTGACTTACGGTTAGGGGACCATTTTTTAGTCATTGATGAGCATGCGAACACGCAAATTTCGTTAGAAGAAAATGCGATATACCGTGATGTAACGGTGCGTGACGGAAAAGTAGTCATTTCGCCCCACTCCTTTTTACTAGCAACGACAAAAGAAACGGTGACATTACCGAACGATTTAACAGCATTTGTCGAAGGACGAAGCTCGATTGGACGGCTCGGGTTATTTATTCAAAATGCCGGCTGGGTTGACCCAGGGTTTTCTGGACAAATTACGCTTGAGCTTTATAATGCCAACAGCGTCCCGATTACATTAATAGTTGGCAGAAGAATATGCCAGCTCGTCATTGCAAAAGTGGACCAAGAAGCAACACCGTATCAAGGAAAGTATTTACACCAAGCGGGAGCTACTCAAAGTCGGATATTTGACGATGTCGAAGTGAAACGGTCAAAATAAAACAACTAAAAAGGCTACCACACACGGTAGCCTTTTAGTACTTATTCTTTTGAAAATGTTAATTTTGCATACGCGTCGTGTAAATGAATCGATTCTTCGTTGCGACATTCGATTTGAAACCCTTTTACCCAGTCTAACTCATACAAATCCGCTGCAATTAAACGAATTAAATCTTCGACAAAGCGTGGATTTTCATACGCTTGTTCGGTTACTTTTTTCTCGTCTGGTCGTTTTAAAATCGGATGAAGCATCGCACTCGCATTTGTTTCCGCCGCATCTAATAAGTCTTTTTTAAAGTCTTCTGGCCAAGCACCTGGATACATATCGACGTTCATTGTCACAATACCGCGTTGGTTATGGGCGCTATATTCACTAATTTCTTTCGAACATGGGCAAAGTGTTGTCACCGCTACGCGTAACCCGACGCTCGTTTTCCATCCTTCTCGTTCATGATAACTCGTCGTAATCGTCGCTTGGGAATGGTTTAAGCCAACTTTTTCTGTTTTTGGTGCGAAGCGTTCATAATACCACGGAAATTGAACAGACAATGTCGCTGCTTTTTGTTCCATTTTTTCTGCTAAATCTTTCGTAAAGTTTTGCAATGTATCGACATCTAGCTTCCAATTGTTTTCATGGTACGTATGTAATAATTCTGTTAAACGACTCATATTAATGCCTTTACGGTCTTGCACAAGGCTAGTCGTTAACGTAAATGTACCGATGGTCGTTTGAGTAGTAGGAGAAAGACTAGAAGTAACTGTCACTGGGTGAGAAACGTTCGAAATCCCAACGTGGTCAATCGGAAAATAAAAGTCTTTCGGTGTATTTTGTAAATCAGCCATACATTCTTTTTCTGTCGGTTTCGTTCCAATAATTGGATCGACCGAACCGAAATGACGATGGCGTTCCTGTTTAGAAGGTAAGTGTACCTTATTTTTCATCATGTAGTCTCCTTTTTAAATCGTAATGATTACTATTTATTATAAAGACTGATAGAGGTAAATCAAGTTATTAGCATTTTAATAGTGAAAATAAGGGGGGAAAAGAAATGGATTTAAATCATCTATATCGACAAATTGTCATGGACCATGCGAAAAATCGTCGCAATCACCGCGAATTAGACCAATACACGCATAAAATGCATTATAAAAATCCAACGTGTGGTGACGTGATGACGATGTATGCACGAATGAACGATGACCGCATTGAAGCGTTAACATTTGTAGGGGATGGCTGTTTTATTAGTATGGCATCTTCTTCTATGTTTACTACGATTGCGAACGGAAAAACAATCACAGAAGTGCAAGCACTTTCAGAAAAAGTAGAAGATATGATTCGAAATGGAACAAAAATAGAAGACGAAGCGTTAGAAGAAGTCATGAGTTTAGAAAATGTCCATCAATTACCAGCACGATATAACTGTGCACTCATGCCGTATCAAGCATTTGCGAAATTATTTCGTACAAGTTCGTAACGTTGATTTTTGTGTACCAGTATGGTTAAATAAGATTATAATCGTAATCATTACGATTTATGTGAAAAAGGAGGGCCATACATGGCGAAAAAATCAAAAATCGCGAAAGAAAGACAACGGGAAGCATTAGTCGCAAAGTATGCATACCTAAGACGAGAGTTGAAAGCAAAAGGTGATTATGAAGCATTACGAAAGTTGCCGAGAGACTCTTCGCCAACCCGTTTAACAAATCGTTGCCAAGTAACAGGACGACCACGTGGAGTCATTCGGAAGTTTAAACTTTCTCGGATTGTATTTCGTGAGCTAGCGCATAAAGGGCAAATACCCGGCGTGAAAAAATCTAGTTGGTAAACGTTCATATTCATACAAAAAAACAGGTTCCTATAATAGGAGCCTGTTTTATCGTTGTAGTTCCTGGAGAAAAGTCCGAAAGGCGGCAGTTTTTATACCTTCTGTTTTATAAATAAACGATGTTGGGATGGTGCCAATGTCACTTGGAAGCAAATAGCGGGTGAGTTCGTGCTTTTTGTCTAATTGGTCCATTACGGATTTTGTTAACATGGCAATACCTAGTCCGCTTCGTACACAACCGACAATGCCTTCTAACGTATTCAATTCCATTTTACGAGTAGGAACAATCCCCCTTTTTAGTAACCACGATTCCAATACATTTCGATAAAAGCAACCGGATTTAAAAACGATGATTGTTTCGTTTTTTAAGTCGTCCCAATCTATTGTCTTATTGGCAATACAGATTAATTCTTCTTCGACAACTTTTATAGCAGACAGGGCAGGGTGCTGTGGATGTCCAGCAATAAATGCCCCTTCTAATTCATCGTTAACTACTTGCTTGATTAATGCGTTCGTATGATTTGTTTGTAACGACAAATTCACTTTTGGATATTGTTTTACGTAGGAAGATAAAATCAATGGTAATCGAACGGCCGCAGTAGTTTCCATGGAACCGATTCGTAATGTTCCGCTTGGTTCATTTGTATACATAATTTCTGTTTTAGAATCCTCGACTAATTGTAAAATTTGTTCTGCATATACAAGTAACGTTCGACCGTGTGGTGTTAACGTCACACCGCGTGGATGCCGAAAGAAAAGAGGTGTTTCATATGCTTTTTCTAACCGTTTTATTTTGGCAGTCACGTTTGATTGAACGAAATGAAGTGTTTTTGCTGCTTTCGAGATACTTCCTTCTTGGGCCACTATTTTAAACGTATATAAGTCTTCGAGATGCATCTTTTCCTCCTATCATTATTTTTGTTAGCTTCTATCAAAAACAATCACTTTTTTTTATAACTCTCTTTCTTTATACTAAAAGAAATAGTAAAAATTGTATAGGGAGGGCGAGAATATGTGGCCACAGCCGGAATGGATGAAACGACTGAATATGACGTATCCGATTATTCAAGCACCGATGGCAGGCGGAGTGACGACGACGGAATTAGTGGTAGGAGTGTCGGAGGAAGGTGGGCTTGGTAATATTGGTGCTGGATATATGTCTAGCGAAGCACTTGCGAAACAAATTCAAGAAGTGAAAAAAAGAACAACCAAACCGTTTGGTGTAAATGTATTTGTTCCAGCAACAGTCGAAGAAAATGAACAAGGAACAAAACGTGCTTTCGAACTATTACAGCCATTTCACGAGATGTTAGAAATACAACCAGTATGTCCATCTATTCCAGAGAATGCCGATGAAACATTCCTTCAACAGATAGAAGTACTAATTGCAGAAAAAGTTCCCGTTTGTTCGTTTACATTTGGAATTCCAAGTACAGACATCATGAAACAGTTACAGGAGAATGGGACAGTCGTTATCGGAACAGCAACAACAGTAGAAGAAGCAAAAAGGGTGGAGCAAAGCGGGATGGATGCCGTTGTGTTGCAAGGAAGTGAAGCGGGCGGTCATCGCGGGACTTTTTCAAAAACACCTGGGATGATTGGGTTAATGTCACTTATTCCTCAAGTGGTAGATGTTGTCCATATTCCGGTTATTGCTTCCGGTGGGATTATGGATAGTCGGGGGATTGTCGCATCTTTTGTGCTCGGTGCTACCGCCGTACAAATGGGGACGGCGTTTTTAGTGACGGAAGAAAGCGGGGCACAACAAGCGCATAAACATGCGGTGGTACAAGCAACCGAAGACGAAACGGTTATCACGAAGGCCTTTTCCGGAAAAGAAGCAAGAGGCATTGCGAATACATTTATCGAAAAAATGGCACCAATGGAAGACACTTTGCCACCATATCCGGTGCAACACCTCTTAACGACAGCCATGCGAAAAGAAGCAGCAGTGAAACAAAACCCAGCTTATTTATCACTTTGGTGTGGCCAAAGTCCACGATTAAGTAAACAACAGTCGGTTCGAGAATTGATGAAACAATTACGGATAGACGTTGATTCTTTGTTAAAGAAATAAATTAAACCAGTATCGTGTAGATACTGGTTTAATTTTTGATGTCAACACCACCGAAAACCGCCGTACAATTGATTTGCAATAATGGATCATTCGGATCTTTCGAAGTAGGAAGGTGTGTTTTATCTTCCCAAGCGCCAAAAATCGGTGTTCCCGTAATTTGAATACGTACATTTTCTGGAACGTATAGCTCGATTCCACCAAATAATACTGTTAAATGCACGACTGCACCTTCTTTTGCTACCGTTACTTGACGTAAATCAATTTCTGCTCCACCAAAAATAGCAGTAGCTGTTCCACCTTCAAAATGATTTGTTTCCGACCGTACTTTTGCGCCAGTAAAGATAGCAGTTGTATATAACGCATCTTCCGATAAAGTCGGAACTTTTGAGCGATTCATGAAAAAAGAGACGCCAATCAAAATTAAAATGATCGGGAGTAAAAAGGACATCAATGAAACATCCAATAATTCATTTGCTAATAAAAATAGTCCAATAATGATAAAAATAATAGCAGCAATTTTGGATGATCCTTTATTTGTGAGCTGCACAATCCCAATGAACACAAAAATAAGTGGCCACCACGATGCGAAAACTCCCCAAAAATCTAGGATATTCACTGCATCTAAAAAGACACCAATCCCAAGTAAAATAAATAACACGCCAACTAAATAGCGACTTTTCACTTTTTCCACATCCTTTCTAATAGGTATCCATACGTTCTACTGTTTCGTACTTACCATACTATTTCCCTTGTTCTATTTGCGTAAACTGTTTTACCTAATGTATCACGCATAATTCATAAAAAAGTTTAATTTACTAATTTTTTAATAAATTTCGTTTGCCATATTCTAAATCCAATGATTGCACCCAACATGTTGAGAATAAAGTCATCAATATCAAAACTTCCTCTTTTCGTAACCAATTGTATGATTTCGAAAACAAATAATAAGATAATTATCGAAATAGAAAATGCACTTATGTTATTTATTTTTTTGATAAAGTAATGTAGATAAATTCTCATCGGAAAAAACGGAAGAATGTTACCACCCAAGTTTTTAATTGGTATATCGATATTCATACTATCGTCAAACATTGCTTTCATATATGTATGGATTGTTTTAAATGGAACAAAATTTGAAAACCTCTTGATGTATTCGATAAAGGATACTCCTGCTAATATATATCTTCTAGAATTGATAAATAATAGCATTGCTAATGCAACTAAATAAATTACGAGCTTATGGTGAAGGTTCTTTTCATTTTTTCCTCCTCATGCCGAAATTATGGTAACATTTTACTGGTTAAGTTAGCATATTCCTATTTTGTGAAATTAAATAGTAGGAGGATAGCATAACAAAACCTTGTGCCATCTAATTGTTAGATGGCACAAGGTTTTGTGTCTTATTCTTCACGTTTCGATAAACATTGTTCACATTCCATAAAGTGTGACTCGCGGTGTTCATGTACGAAGCTTCCACACTCCGGACAAATTTTTTTCGTTTTTTGATGTTGTTCTGTTTGATTCATCGTAATCCCTCCTATTATTGATATAAAACAATAAATCATCAATCTCTAATTGTTATATAACAGTATATGCTACCGGGATGTTTTTGTACAGTATTTTTTAAGAGTTTTCAGAAAATTGTTTTTTCGGCAAAATAAATATTGATAATAGTAGTAACAGGAAGGGAGTATACGGTATCGGATTTGTCGATAATTTTAAATACCTTTTTCATTGCATCAAAATAGTGAACATAGCCAGTAATCGTTTGTACTTTTTCTTGTACAATAGCCGTGAAGACGAGTAGACGGTGATATTCTAATGCTTCTTGGACGATTTCTTCAAATTCTTGTAACTTTTGTTCATCTAATATCGGTTTTTCAACTTCCTCTTCTTCCTTCCATTTCTTTA
The genomic region above belongs to Massilibacterium senegalense and contains:
- a CDS encoding GTP-binding protein, with protein sequence MTKKIPVTVLSGYLGSGKTTLLNHILQNREGLKVAVIVNDMSEVNIDAALVKQGGGLSRTDEKLVELSNGCICCTLREDLLVEVERLATQGDIDYIVIESTGISEPIPVAQTFSYIDEQLGIDLTQFCTLDTMVTVVDANRFWKDFQSGDSLLDRKEAVGEDDTRDIADLLLDQVEFCDVLMINKCDLVEETELKKLENVLRTLQPGAKMIRSVHGQVDPREILHTGLFDFDKASESAGWLRELMAGGHETHTPETEEYGIASFVYARKKPFHSARFDEWIHTQMPDNIVRAKGIAWCATQNDVSILMSQAGPSVTVEPVAYWVASLPKAEQEAIIKENPYLLEEWDATYGDRHTKLVFIGIDLPQESIVNELDACLLTDAEMEQDWATFTDPFGWEISKAE
- a CDS encoding LiaF transmembrane domain-containing protein — translated: MKSRYLVGVLFILLGIGVFLDAVNILDFWGVFASWWPLIFVFIGIVQLTNKGSSKIAAIIFIIIGLFLLANELLDVSLMSFLLPIILILIGVSFFMNRSKVPTLSEDALYTTAIFTGAKVRSETNHFEGGTATAIFGGAEIDLRQVTVAKEGAVVHLTVLFGGIELYVPENVRIQITGTPIFGAWEDKTHLPTSKDPNDPLLQINCTAVFGGVDIKN
- the folE2 gene encoding GTP cyclohydrolase FolE2, which encodes MKNKVHLPSKQERHRHFGSVDPIIGTKPTEKECMADLQNTPKDFYFPIDHVGISNVSHPVTVTSSLSPTTQTTIGTFTLTTSLVQDRKGINMSRLTELLHTYHENNWKLDVDTLQNFTKDLAEKMEQKAATLSVQFPWYYERFAPKTEKVGLNHSQATITTSYHEREGWKTSVGLRVAVTTLCPCSKEISEYSAHNQRGIVTMNVDMYPGAWPEDFKKDLLDAAETNASAMLHPILKRPDEKKVTEQAYENPRFVEDLIRLIAADLYELDWVKGFQIECRNEESIHLHDAYAKLTFSKE
- a CDS encoding beta-class carbonic anhydrase codes for the protein MTLLENMLTFNKQFVENKEYEPYQTTKLPNKKLVILSCMDTRLVELLPRALNVRNGDVKIIKNAGAVVSHPFGSMMRSILVAVYELQAEEVCVIGHYDCGMSKVNPDAMIESMRARGISEDKLRTLEQAGIDVPKWLEGFNSVEESVKNSVSMIKKHPLVPKDVPVHGLAIDPSTGKLDLIVNGYEHLEQKESVQV
- a CDS encoding VanZ family protein, translating into MYLVALAMLLFINSRRYILAGVSFIEYIKRFSNFVPFKTIHTYMKAMFDDSMNIDIPIKNLGGNILPFFPMRIYLHYFIKKINNISAFSISIIILLFVFEIIQLVTKRGSFDIDDFILNMLGAIIGFRIWQTKFIKKLVN
- the dcd gene encoding dCTP deaminase; the encoded protein is MILSGKTIQAKINTNELSISPITPEQIQPASVDLRLGDHFLVIDEHANTQISLEENAIYRDVTVRDGKVVISPHSFLLATTKETVTLPNDLTAFVEGRSSIGRLGLFIQNAGWVDPGFSGQITLELYNANSVPITLIVGRRICQLVIAKVDQEATPYQGKYLHQAGATQSRIFDDVEVKRSK
- a CDS encoding YolD-like family protein, whose translation is MYIDRGMKKWRGMMIPEHVELLKKWKEEEEVEKPILDEQKLQEFEEIVQEALEYHRLLVFTAIVQEKVQTITGYVHYFDAMKKVFKIIDKSDTVYSLPVTTIINIYFAEKTIF
- a CDS encoding YhfH family protein: MNQTEQHQKTKKICPECGSFVHEHRESHFMECEQCLSKREE
- a CDS encoding LysR family transcriptional regulator, with protein sequence MHLEDLYTFKIVAQEGSISKAAKTLHFVQSNVTAKIKRLEKAYETPLFFRHPRGVTLTPHGRTLLVYAEQILQLVEDSKTEIMYTNEPSGTLRIGSMETTAAVRLPLILSSYVKQYPKVNLSLQTNHTNALIKQVVNDELEGAFIAGHPQHPALSAIKVVEEELICIANKTIDWDDLKNETIIVFKSGCFYRNVLESWLLKRGIVPTRKMELNTLEGIVGCVRSGLGIAMLTKSVMDQLDKKHELTRYLLPSDIGTIPTSFIYKTEGIKTAAFRTFLQELQR
- the rpsN gene encoding 30S ribosomal protein S14, with the translated sequence MAKKSKIAKERQREALVAKYAYLRRELKAKGDYEALRKLPRDSSPTRLTNRCQVTGRPRGVIRKFKLSRIVFRELAHKGQIPGVKKSSW
- the sufU gene encoding Fe-S cluster assembly sulfur transfer protein SufU, producing the protein MDLNHLYRQIVMDHAKNRRNHRELDQYTHKMHYKNPTCGDVMTMYARMNDDRIEALTFVGDGCFISMASSSMFTTIANGKTITEVQALSEKVEDMIRNGTKIEDEALEEVMSLENVHQLPARYNCALMPYQAFAKLFRTSS
- a CDS encoding NAD(P)H-dependent flavin oxidoreductase; translation: MWPQPEWMKRLNMTYPIIQAPMAGGVTTTELVVGVSEEGGLGNIGAGYMSSEALAKQIQEVKKRTTKPFGVNVFVPATVEENEQGTKRAFELLQPFHEMLEIQPVCPSIPENADETFLQQIEVLIAEKVPVCSFTFGIPSTDIMKQLQENGTVVIGTATTVEEAKRVEQSGMDAVVLQGSEAGGHRGTFSKTPGMIGLMSLIPQVVDVVHIPVIASGGIMDSRGIVASFVLGATAVQMGTAFLVTEESGAQQAHKHAVVQATEDETVITKAFSGKEARGIANTFIEKMAPMEDTLPPYPVQHLLTTAMRKEAAVKQNPAYLSLWCGQSPRLSKQQSVRELMKQLRIDVDSLLKK